In Pseudomonas deceptionensis, a single window of DNA contains:
- a CDS encoding sigma-70 family RNA polymerase sigma factor — translation MSALDHSVLHRLYSEHNGWLKGWLRARLGNTADACDLAQDTFLRVMTARHDAPIREPRSYLSAIARALLIDKVRRRTIEQAYLQALALRPEPVDISPEIRLSIIETLISIDCMLDELGTRTREIFLAVQLEGLSYVTAAERFGVSVTTVKNHLIRAMTRCLLLVEN, via the coding sequence ATGTCGGCGCTCGATCATTCAGTTCTGCATCGGTTGTACAGCGAACACAACGGTTGGCTAAAGGGCTGGTTACGAGCCCGACTGGGCAATACGGCGGATGCGTGCGACCTGGCTCAAGACACGTTTCTGCGGGTTATGACCGCACGCCACGATGCTCCAATCCGTGAGCCAAGAAGTTATCTGAGTGCCATTGCCCGTGCGCTTTTGATCGACAAGGTCCGCCGTCGAACCATTGAGCAGGCTTACTTGCAAGCGTTGGCCTTGAGGCCTGAACCCGTGGATATTTCGCCGGAGATACGCCTGTCGATCATCGAAACGCTGATTTCGATCGACTGCATGCTCGATGAACTCGGTACCAGGACTCGGGAGATTTTCCTGGCGGTGCAGCTTGAAGGCCTGAGCTACGTTACCGCGGCTGAGCGTTTCGGTGTGTCGGTCACCACAGTCAAAAATCATTTGATCCGCGCCATGACCCGCTGCCTGTTGCTGGTCGAGAATTGA
- a CDS encoding FecR domain-containing protein, protein MPSSPDFKTLEAAATWYVQLNDGAVSEARTRAWQTWVKACPQHAAAWARVEKFQRQWATIPPKAALRSLDAANAQRRDVLKILAMLLAVGSGTWLAAEQVPYRTMLAGERTGIRERRSLRLDDGSHLELNAGTALDIHFDSKQRLIRLHRGEILVQTAKDPDQRPFIVHTGNGSVRALGTRFSVRQLPEHTRVGVLQSAVEIRPLGHVDRPMRLEAGQQVTFDRDNVDDVQPLPSGSTAWVQGMLSVDDWRLGDFIEELGRYRPGVLRCATSVQNLSISGAFRLDDTETVLENLGKSLPVKVRYLTRYWASIEPA, encoded by the coding sequence ATGCCCTCCTCCCCGGACTTCAAGACGCTTGAAGCCGCCGCCACCTGGTACGTGCAACTCAATGACGGCGCTGTCAGCGAGGCGCGGACACGGGCCTGGCAGACGTGGGTCAAGGCCTGCCCACAGCACGCGGCGGCCTGGGCCCGCGTGGAAAAATTTCAACGCCAATGGGCAACGATCCCGCCAAAAGCAGCCCTGCGCAGCCTTGATGCTGCGAACGCTCAACGCCGTGACGTGCTGAAAATTCTGGCCATGTTGCTGGCCGTTGGCAGCGGTACATGGCTGGCGGCTGAGCAAGTTCCGTATCGCACGATGCTCGCCGGGGAACGTACCGGCATCCGTGAGCGGCGCTCGCTGCGTCTGGACGATGGCTCACATCTGGAACTGAACGCTGGCACGGCGCTGGATATCCACTTCGACTCAAAACAGCGGCTGATCCGCCTGCACCGTGGCGAAATTCTTGTTCAGACCGCCAAGGACCCTGACCAGCGCCCGTTTATCGTGCACACCGGGAATGGCAGCGTACGTGCCCTCGGCACCCGGTTCAGCGTGCGTCAATTGCCTGAGCACACGCGGGTCGGTGTGCTGCAATCGGCTGTTGAAATACGGCCCCTCGGGCACGTTGACCGGCCCATGCGCCTGGAAGCCGGGCAACAAGTCACTTTCGATCGCGATAACGTCGATGACGTTCAGCCTCTGCCTTCGGGTTCAACTGCCTGGGTGCAGGGGATGTTGAGCGTGGACGACTGGCGGTTGGGCGACTTTATCGAGGAGTTGGGGCGCTATCGCCCAGGGGTACTGCGCTGTGCAACATCGGTTCAGAACCTGAGTATTTCAGGGGCTTTTCGTCTCGATGACACCGAGACAGTACTGGAGAACCTGGGTAAATCCTTACCGGTGAAGGTTCGTTACCTGACCCGTTACTGGGCCAGTATCGAACCGGCATAA
- a CDS encoding heavy metal sensor histidine kinase, with the protein MSKSIAWRLALAIALTCALVLSVIGVFLYRSLASELAFRDDQALLGRLEQVRALLHDSDSLEALQERPRLYQNMLGNLDSVLLVNREDGSPLIAINPHQQALAHVQPIAQAQAPRRSDIKTADATVLLAGMAQGPAGETLSVTVGKRLDEREQMLASYRMRLYGAVGLGALMAFGLGLLLLRRGLTPLRELAHAMAGIDPRSLDQRMAADNVPAELKEPVQALNAMLARLEDSFARLSQFSADLAHEIRTPLHNLLGSNSLALNQSRSPAEYQEVLASNIEEYERLNRMAENLMFLARAEHGQRPLQLQVLDLREVGDGLCDYFEALAEDRQLQLDNQLSGPLMADQQLLQRALGNLLANAVRHAQPGSTVRLLRRDDAEYCWTGVHNLGPAIDPQHIDKLFDRFYRVDPSRAQPGDSGGLGLAIVHSIMQLHGGQVRVVSDASGTLFELGFARDHR; encoded by the coding sequence ATGAGTAAATCCATCGCCTGGCGCCTGGCGCTGGCGATTGCCCTGACCTGCGCATTGGTGCTGAGTGTGATCGGGGTGTTTCTGTATCGCTCACTGGCCTCGGAACTGGCGTTTCGTGACGATCAGGCGCTGCTGGGGCGCCTTGAGCAGGTACGCGCCCTGCTACATGACAGCGACAGCCTCGAAGCCCTGCAGGAACGCCCGCGTTTGTATCAAAACATGCTGGGCAACCTGGACAGCGTGTTGCTGGTCAACCGCGAGGACGGCAGCCCGTTAATTGCCATCAACCCCCATCAACAAGCCTTGGCGCATGTGCAGCCCATTGCCCAAGCACAAGCGCCCCGGCGCTCAGATATCAAAACGGCAGACGCGACCGTGTTGCTGGCCGGTATGGCCCAGGGCCCTGCAGGGGAAACCTTGAGCGTAACCGTGGGCAAGCGTCTTGATGAGCGTGAGCAAATGCTCGCCAGCTATCGCATGCGTTTATATGGTGCTGTGGGATTGGGTGCACTGATGGCTTTCGGGCTTGGCCTGCTGCTGTTGCGTCGCGGCCTCACGCCTTTGCGCGAACTGGCCCACGCCATGGCTGGCATCGACCCACGCAGCCTCGATCAACGCATGGCCGCTGACAACGTACCGGCCGAACTCAAAGAGCCCGTGCAGGCACTCAACGCCATGCTCGCGCGGCTCGAAGACAGCTTTGCACGGCTGTCGCAATTCTCCGCCGACCTGGCCCATGAGATTCGTACCCCGTTGCACAACTTGCTGGGCAGCAACAGCCTGGCACTGAACCAGTCACGCAGCCCGGCCGAGTACCAGGAGGTACTGGCGTCGAATATCGAAGAATACGAACGGCTCAATCGCATGGCAGAAAACCTGATGTTTCTCGCCCGCGCCGAACACGGCCAGCGCCCGTTACAGCTGCAAGTGCTGGATCTTCGAGAGGTGGGTGACGGGCTGTGTGATTACTTCGAGGCGTTGGCCGAGGATCGTCAGTTGCAGCTGGATAATCAGCTCAGCGGGCCGCTGATGGCTGACCAGCAACTGCTGCAACGGGCACTGGGCAATCTGCTGGCCAATGCCGTGCGCCATGCCCAGCCCGGTTCGACCGTGCGCTTGCTGCGTCGCGACGATGCCGAGTATTGCTGGACAGGTGTGCATAACCTTGGCCCCGCCATTGATCCGCAACATATCGACAAACTGTTCGACCGCTTTTACCGGGTAGACCCGTCACGGGCACAACCGGGTGACTCTGGCGGCCTGGGCCTGGCGATTGTGCATTCGATCATGCAACTGCATGGCGGCCAGGTGCGGGTGGTGAGCGACGCCAGCGGCACGCTGTTTGAGCTGGGATTTGCCCGCGATCATCGGTAA
- a CDS encoding GlcG/HbpS family heme-binding protein, protein MMLKTLLLWTAVGVASAAQAAPNLVRHADLDLATARQLADAAIKHCTGALSVLDRGGNVLMAMRPESVGPHNLLASQRKAYTALSTKTPTRLFAERARSNPEASNLNSIAELLLLGGGVPLFAEGELVGAIGVAGAGGAEQDEACAIKAAQQIGLTTQR, encoded by the coding sequence ATGATGCTGAAAACCTTGTTGTTGTGGACTGCCGTTGGCGTTGCCAGCGCGGCCCAGGCAGCCCCGAATCTGGTGCGTCATGCCGATCTGGATCTGGCCACCGCCCGCCAGTTGGCCGATGCGGCCATCAAGCACTGCACAGGTGCGCTGAGCGTGCTGGACCGTGGTGGCAACGTGTTGATGGCGATGCGCCCGGAGAGTGTTGGCCCGCACAACCTGCTGGCCAGCCAGCGCAAAGCCTACACCGCGTTGTCGACCAAAACCCCGACCCGTTTGTTTGCCGAGCGCGCGCGCAGCAATCCTGAGGCGAGCAACCTCAATTCCATTGCCGAGCTGTTGCTGCTGGGAGGGGGTGTGCCGTTGTTTGCCGAGGGCGAACTGGTGGGTGCCATTGGCGTGGCGGGAGCAGGCGGCGCAGAGCAGGACGAAGCTTGCGCGATCAAGGCGGCGCAACAGATTGGCCTGACGACTCAACGCTGA
- a CDS encoding heavy metal response regulator transcription factor produces MRLLVVEDEAKTADFLAKGLKESGFAVDVALNGLDGRYFVEQQEYDLIILDVMLPGLNGWQLLQLIRQRGATPVLFLTARDAIEDRVRGLELGADDYLLKPFAFAELLARVRTLLRRGPMREAESYAIADLEIDVLRRRVSRGGQRISLTNKEFSLLQLLASRQGEVLSRTLIASQVWNLNFDSDTNMVEVAVRRLRAKVDDPFMPKLIHTVRGVGYQLEAPDE; encoded by the coding sequence ATGCGTTTGTTAGTGGTTGAAGACGAAGCCAAGACGGCAGATTTCCTGGCCAAGGGCCTTAAAGAGTCAGGCTTTGCGGTGGATGTGGCGCTGAACGGGCTGGACGGTCGTTACTTTGTCGAGCAACAGGAATACGACCTGATCATCCTCGACGTGATGCTGCCGGGGCTCAATGGCTGGCAATTACTGCAACTGATTCGCCAGCGCGGCGCCACGCCGGTGCTGTTTTTGACCGCCCGGGATGCCATCGAAGACCGCGTGCGCGGCCTCGAACTGGGTGCTGACGATTACCTGCTCAAGCCTTTTGCCTTTGCCGAACTGCTCGCCCGGGTCCGCACCTTGCTGCGCCGTGGCCCCATGCGCGAGGCCGAGTCATATGCCATCGCCGATCTTGAAATCGACGTGCTGCGCCGCCGCGTCAGCCGGGGCGGCCAGCGCATCAGCCTGACCAACAAGGAGTTCTCGCTCCTGCAACTGCTGGCCAGCCGGCAGGGCGAAGTCTTGTCCCGCACTTTGATCGCTTCGCAGGTCTGGAACCTCAACTTCGACAGCGACACCAATATGGTCGAAGTCGCCGTGCGCCGATTGCGCGCCAAGGTCGACGATCCCTTTATGCCCAAACTTATCCACACCGTGCGCGGCGTCGGGTATCAGCTGGAAGCACCCGATGAGTAA
- a CDS encoding methyltransferase, producing MPAKAVNHGGEPLLARFEALDSFLRDHQHLWRPRPFTHLNMPWEAQHPELAQWLRQRSLQDAEASHNHPQHVPAPAPFPELAATSLALSTVDRLPTQALAPANPRLQVDVPGRKWQQIEAFAQSLTFTQTPAHWLDWCSGKGHLGRRLLSAGQQLTCLEYDPALIESGQHLSQRHHLAVRHVQQDVLAPEAALQLTPGMTPVALHACGDLHVRLLQLASAAGCGQLAVSPCCYNRISAPHYQPLSTAAKASPLQLSLEDLSLPMSETVTAGNRVRRQRDESMARRLGFDVWQRQRRQCDEYLSTPSLPGTWLNKPFAEYCADLAALKNLSTSGDEDWPALEAAGWERLAQVRNLELVRGLFRRPLELWLVLDRALYLKENGYEVQVGEFCDSQLTPRNLMVLAQRSAEPL from the coding sequence ATGCCTGCCAAGGCCGTTAACCATGGGGGCGAGCCGCTGCTCGCCCGCTTTGAGGCGCTGGACAGCTTTTTGCGTGACCACCAGCACCTGTGGCGCCCACGGCCTTTCACTCACCTGAACATGCCGTGGGAAGCGCAACACCCCGAACTGGCGCAGTGGTTGCGCCAGCGTTCGTTGCAAGATGCCGAAGCCAGCCACAACCACCCCCAACACGTGCCCGCCCCCGCGCCGTTCCCTGAACTGGCGGCGACTTCCCTCGCCCTGAGTACAGTCGACCGGCTGCCGACACAGGCCCTTGCGCCTGCGAACCCGCGCTTGCAGGTGGACGTGCCGGGGCGTAAATGGCAACAAATTGAAGCCTTCGCCCAGAGCCTGACCTTCACGCAAACACCCGCCCACTGGCTGGACTGGTGCTCGGGCAAAGGTCATTTGGGTCGTCGCCTGTTAAGCGCCGGGCAGCAACTGACGTGCCTGGAATATGACCCGGCATTGATCGAGTCAGGCCAGCACCTCAGCCAGCGCCATCACCTGGCGGTGCGTCATGTGCAACAGGATGTGCTCGCGCCCGAAGCGGCCTTGCAGCTCACGCCCGGGATGACACCCGTGGCGCTGCATGCCTGTGGCGATTTACATGTGCGCCTGCTGCAACTGGCCAGCGCGGCGGGCTGTGGACAACTTGCCGTCTCGCCCTGCTGCTACAACCGCATCAGCGCGCCGCACTATCAGCCGTTATCCACAGCCGCCAAAGCTTCACCCTTGCAGCTGTCGCTGGAAGACCTGAGCCTGCCCATGAGCGAAACCGTGACCGCCGGCAACCGTGTACGACGCCAGCGCGACGAATCAATGGCACGGCGTTTGGGCTTTGATGTGTGGCAACGCCAGCGCCGTCAGTGTGATGAGTACTTATCCACACCCTCGTTGCCCGGCACCTGGCTGAACAAGCCGTTTGCCGAGTACTGCGCGGATCTGGCGGCGCTGAAGAACTTATCCACAAGCGGCGACGAAGACTGGCCTGCGCTTGAGGCCGCAGGCTGGGAGCGACTGGCACAGGTGCGCAATCTGGAGTTGGTGCGCGGGCTTTTCCGTCGCCCGCTGGAGTTGTGGCTGGTGCTGGATCGAGCGCTGTACCTGAAGGAAAACGGCTATGAAGTACAGGTCGGCGAGTTCTGCGACAGCCAGCTGACGCCCCGTAATTTGATGGTGCTTGCGCAGCGGTCTGCAGAGCCTTTGTAG
- a CDS encoding ABC transporter permease yields the protein MTIDLYGFGPALAAGALMTVKLALTALCLGLVLGLLGALAKTSPYKPLRWLGGAYSTLVRGVPELLWVLLIYFGSVNLVRAIGEYIGMPELTLSAFAAGVIALGLCFGAYATEVFRGAILAIPKGHREAGMALGLSKPRIFTRLVLPQMWRIALPGLGNLFMILMKDTALVSVIGLEEIMRQAQNAVTFAKHPFTFYMVAAVMYLGLTVLAMGTMHVLEKRAARGFVRRT from the coding sequence ATGACTATCGATCTATACGGATTCGGCCCGGCGCTTGCCGCTGGCGCGCTGATGACCGTCAAACTGGCACTCACTGCGCTGTGTCTGGGCCTGGTGCTCGGATTGCTCGGTGCCTTGGCCAAAACATCCCCCTACAAACCGCTTAGATGGTTGGGCGGCGCCTATTCGACCCTGGTTCGCGGCGTTCCCGAACTGCTCTGGGTGCTGCTGATTTACTTCGGCAGCGTGAATCTGGTGCGCGCCATCGGCGAATACATCGGCATGCCCGAACTCACCCTCAGCGCCTTCGCGGCGGGTGTGATCGCTTTGGGCCTGTGCTTTGGTGCCTATGCCACTGAAGTGTTTCGTGGCGCCATCCTGGCCATCCCCAAAGGCCACCGCGAAGCGGGCATGGCGCTGGGCTTGTCCAAACCACGGATCTTCACCCGGCTGGTTTTGCCGCAAATGTGGCGTATCGCCCTGCCCGGCCTGGGAAACCTGTTCATGATCCTGATGAAAGACACCGCACTGGTGTCAGTAATCGGTTTGGAAGAAATCATGCGTCAGGCGCAAAACGCTGTGACCTTCGCCAAACACCCGTTCACCTTCTACATGGTGGCTGCCGTGATGTACCTAGGCCTGACCGTACTGGCCATGGGCACCATGCACGTGCTTGAAAAACGCGCAGCGCGCGGCTTCGTGAGGAGGACGTAA
- the uraH gene encoding hydroxyisourate hydrolase, with product MKSLRITLAALSLSAVSSLALAAGNPLSVHVLNLENGLPSPGVNVTLEKHVGKDWQPLAQGVTNEQGRIGELFPAKQAFEAGEYRVVFKTGEYFKKAGRETFFPEIPVIFEVKNADQHYHIPLLLSPYGFSTYRGS from the coding sequence ATGAAATCTTTGCGAATCACGTTGGCGGCTTTGAGCCTGAGCGCTGTGTCGAGCCTGGCGCTGGCGGCTGGCAACCCGTTGAGTGTGCATGTGCTCAACCTTGAAAACGGCCTGCCGTCACCGGGCGTCAACGTGACCCTGGAAAAACACGTAGGTAAAGACTGGCAGCCGCTGGCGCAGGGGGTGACCAATGAGCAGGGGCGCATCGGCGAACTGTTCCCGGCCAAGCAAGCGTTTGAGGCGGGTGAATATCGAGTGGTGTTTAAAACCGGTGAGTACTTCAAGAAAGCTGGCCGCGAGACGTTCTTCCCGGAGATCCCGGTAATTTTTGAAGTGAAAAACGCCGATCAGCATTACCACATTCCGCTGCTGCTCAGTCCGTACGGCTTCTCGACGTACCGCGGTTCGTAG
- a CDS encoding TonB-dependent siderophore receptor has protein sequence MPPLPLNATTKITRAVRLAVFGASLASLSGLALIPAQAAAQSQTVYQIDAGPLGKALTQFGVQAGVTISFDTEQARHLNTDGLEGSYSVEEGLDRLLATSGLQAERQSNGGYVLVASNTEAALELGATQVVTNQLGTVTEGTGSYTPGAIATATRLVLTPRETPQSISVITRQHMDDFALDNVDDVMRHTPGITVSAYDTDRTNYYSRGFSINNFQYDGIPSAVRNVAYSAGNTLSDMAIYDRIEVLKGASGLLSGAGSLGGTINLVRKKPTRDFHGHITAGAGSWDNYRTEVDLSGPLTETGNVRGRAVAAYQDRQSYIDRYSNESSVFYGILEFDLSPDTLLTVGADYQDNKPQGSTWSGSFPLYNYAGEINSAKRSFSNATDWSSWQQYTRTVFATLEQDLGSGWVGKLQLDHKINGYDAQLGAIQFNQPAADGTAKINAQRYKGETVSDAADIYVSGPYDFLGREHELVLGGSISTANWKGKGYWDVTFGTPNIVDYFNWDGHLAKPDWGSASQISDDTVRQTGMYATTRLNVTDELKVFLGGRVVDYTLTGTTNTYRESGRLIPYAGITYDLTDYLTAYASYTDVFMPQEFYNLDRNSKMLDPDEGENYEVGLKSEFFDGRLNASLAYFEVKESNRPIPDDAWNNLSPTPPNYAFKGTAARTKGYELEVSGELSPGWSLQAGYTHKVVRDDTGKKISTFEPEDQLSFYTIYKLKGDLNKVSVGGGARWQSSAWQEMYNSPKDRYEDFSQKPYWVVDLMTRYQFTENLSTTLNVNNVFDKYYFTNIGFYNSAIYGEPRNFMLTTRWDF, from the coding sequence ATGCCCCCGCTCCCCCTCAATGCCACCACCAAAATAACCCGCGCTGTGCGCCTGGCGGTATTTGGCGCGTCCCTCGCCAGCCTGTCCGGCCTGGCCTTGATACCCGCTCAGGCAGCTGCACAAAGCCAGACGGTTTATCAGATCGACGCTGGTCCGCTGGGCAAGGCCCTGACCCAATTCGGCGTGCAAGCGGGGGTCACGATTTCGTTCGACACTGAACAGGCCCGACACCTCAACACCGACGGGCTTGAAGGCTCATACAGCGTCGAGGAAGGCCTGGACCGCTTGCTTGCCACCAGCGGCTTGCAAGCCGAGCGCCAGAGCAACGGGGGTTACGTACTGGTCGCCAGTAACACCGAAGCCGCGCTGGAGCTGGGGGCCACTCAGGTCGTCACCAACCAGTTGGGTACCGTCACCGAAGGTACGGGCTCCTACACGCCAGGGGCCATTGCAACGGCCACCCGCCTGGTACTGACACCCCGAGAGACGCCGCAATCGATCAGCGTGATCACCCGTCAGCACATGGATGACTTCGCGCTCGACAATGTCGACGACGTGATGCGCCATACCCCGGGCATTACCGTATCGGCCTATGACACTGACCGGACCAACTACTACTCCCGCGGTTTTTCGATCAATAACTTCCAGTACGACGGCATTCCCTCCGCCGTGCGCAACGTCGCGTATTCGGCGGGCAACACCCTGAGCGACATGGCGATCTATGACCGTATCGAAGTGCTCAAGGGCGCCTCCGGTCTGCTCAGCGGGGCGGGTTCGCTGGGGGGCACCATCAACCTGGTGCGCAAGAAACCCACCCGCGATTTTCACGGCCATATCACCGCAGGCGCAGGCTCCTGGGACAACTACCGCACTGAAGTGGACCTCAGCGGCCCGTTGACCGAAACCGGCAATGTACGCGGTCGAGCGGTGGCGGCCTATCAGGACCGGCAGTCGTATATCGACCGCTACTCGAACGAGAGCTCGGTGTTCTACGGCATCCTCGAATTCGACCTGTCGCCCGACACCTTGCTGACCGTGGGCGCCGACTATCAGGACAACAAACCCCAGGGTTCTACCTGGTCGGGGAGTTTTCCGCTCTACAACTACGCGGGTGAAATCAACAGCGCCAAACGCTCGTTCAGCAACGCCACTGACTGGAGCAGCTGGCAGCAATACACCCGTACCGTCTTCGCGACCCTGGAACAGGATCTGGGCAGTGGCTGGGTGGGCAAGCTGCAACTGGACCACAAGATCAATGGCTACGATGCCCAATTGGGGGCCATCCAGTTCAACCAGCCTGCGGCGGATGGCACCGCCAAAATCAACGCACAACGCTACAAGGGCGAAACCGTCAGCGACGCGGCTGATATTTATGTCAGCGGCCCCTACGATTTTCTGGGGCGCGAGCATGAGCTGGTGCTGGGCGGTTCGATCAGTACCGCGAACTGGAAAGGCAAAGGCTATTGGGACGTGACCTTCGGCACGCCGAACATCGTCGATTACTTCAACTGGGACGGGCACCTGGCCAAACCTGACTGGGGCAGCGCCTCGCAAATCAGCGATGACACCGTGCGCCAGACAGGCATGTACGCCACCACGCGCCTGAATGTCACCGATGAACTGAAGGTCTTTCTGGGCGGGCGAGTGGTCGACTACACCCTGACCGGTACTACCAATACTTACCGCGAATCGGGGCGTTTGATTCCCTACGCCGGTATCACCTATGACCTGACCGACTACCTGACGGCATACGCCAGCTACACCGACGTGTTCATGCCCCAGGAGTTCTACAACCTGGATCGCAACAGCAAGATGCTGGACCCGGACGAGGGCGAAAACTATGAAGTCGGCCTCAAGAGCGAGTTCTTCGACGGTCGCCTGAACGCCAGCCTGGCGTATTTTGAGGTCAAGGAAAGCAATCGCCCCATCCCTGACGATGCCTGGAACAACCTGTCACCCACCCCGCCCAACTATGCCTTCAAGGGCACTGCCGCGAGAACCAAGGGTTACGAGCTGGAAGTATCCGGTGAGCTGAGCCCGGGCTGGAGCCTGCAGGCGGGGTACACCCACAAGGTGGTACGCGATGACACCGGCAAAAAGATTTCGACCTTTGAACCCGAAGATCAACTGAGTTTCTACACCATCTACAAGCTCAAGGGCGACCTGAACAAAGTCTCCGTAGGCGGTGGCGCACGCTGGCAGAGCTCGGCCTGGCAAGAGATGTACAACAGCCCCAAGGACCGGTACGAAGACTTCTCGCAAAAACCCTACTGGGTGGTGGACCTGATGACCCGCTACCAATTCACTGAAAACCTGTCGACCACGCTTAACGTCAACAACGTCTTCGACAAGTACTACTTCACCAATATCGGGTTCTATAACTCCGCGATTTATGGAGAACCACGCAACTTCATGCTGACCACCCGCTGGGATTTCTGA
- a CDS encoding ABC transporter permease, whose amino-acid sequence MEWEVILKWLPKLMQGATLTLELTAISVIAGLIVAIPLGIARSSKLWYVRSLPYAYIFFFRGTPLLIQLFLVYYGLAQFDVVRESALWPYLRSPFWCAIITMTLHTAAYIAEILRGAIQAIPPGEIEAARALGMSRFKTLVHIVMPRATRIGLPAYSNEVILMLKASSLASTVTLLELTGMTRTIIARNYLTVDMFLTAGAIYLVMSFVLIQGFKLLERWLRVDACQGR is encoded by the coding sequence ATGGAGTGGGAAGTAATCCTCAAGTGGCTGCCCAAGCTGATGCAGGGCGCGACCCTGACCCTGGAGCTGACCGCCATTTCGGTCATCGCCGGTCTGATCGTGGCCATCCCGCTGGGCATCGCCCGCTCATCCAAACTTTGGTATGTGCGCTCGCTGCCTTATGCCTACATCTTTTTCTTCCGTGGTACGCCGCTGCTGATCCAGCTGTTTCTGGTCTATTACGGCCTGGCCCAGTTCGATGTGGTGCGTGAAAGCGCGTTGTGGCCTTACCTGCGCAGCCCGTTCTGGTGCGCGATCATCACCATGACCCTGCACACCGCCGCCTACATCGCCGAGATCCTGCGTGGCGCGATCCAGGCCATACCACCCGGTGAAATCGAGGCGGCCCGTGCCCTGGGCATGTCGCGCTTCAAAACCCTGGTGCACATCGTCATGCCACGCGCCACGCGCATCGGCCTGCCGGCGTACAGCAACGAAGTGATCCTGATGCTCAAGGCCAGCTCGCTGGCGAGTACCGTGACCCTGCTGGAACTGACCGGCATGACCCGCACCATCATTGCTCGCAACTACCTGACGGTGGACATGTTCCTGACCGCAGGCGCGATTTATCTGGTGATGTCGTTTGTGCTGATCCAGGGGTTCAAGCTGCTGGAGCGCTGGTTGCGCGTCGATGCCTGCCAAGGCCGTTAA